The following are encoded in a window of Lactobacillus intestinalis genomic DNA:
- the whiA gene encoding DNA-binding protein WhiA yields MVSYASDVKKELTSLPVHPEHAKAELAAFLRMNGVLNLHDHQFSLDITTENPAIARRIFSLIKIAYGIEPLLIVSKKMKLKKNNQYLVRLQRNVKEILENLQIWDDEKGLVTRIPERIMKSREGAMSYLRGAFLAGGSVNNPETSRYHLEIYSTYEDHNLDLAKLMNQYFYLNAKTTKRRRGYITYLKEAEKIGDFLHIIGALNAMLSFEDLRIMRDMRNSVNRLVNCDTANMKKTATAAAKQVEDIQLIDEKNGLDSLPDKLQSLARFRLSHPELSLKEVAEQIPDGPISKSGVNHRFKKLRELADGLRA; encoded by the coding sequence ATGGTTAGTTATGCAAGTGATGTCAAAAAAGAATTAACTTCTTTGCCGGTTCATCCCGAGCATGCAAAAGCGGAATTGGCCGCTTTTTTGCGTATGAATGGGGTATTAAACTTACATGATCATCAATTTAGTTTAGATATTACTACAGAAAATCCTGCAATTGCTCGGCGTATTTTTTCTTTAATTAAAATTGCTTATGGAATTGAACCTTTATTAATTGTTTCCAAGAAGATGAAATTGAAGAAAAATAATCAATATTTGGTTCGTTTACAGCGAAATGTAAAAGAGATTTTGGAGAATCTTCAAATTTGGGATGATGAAAAAGGCTTGGTTACCCGCATTCCTGAACGTATTATGAAGTCACGTGAAGGAGCAATGTCCTATTTAAGAGGGGCTTTTTTGGCAGGAGGGAGCGTTAATAATCCAGAAACAAGTCGCTACCACTTAGAAATTTATTCAACTTATGAAGATCATAATTTGGATTTGGCGAAGTTGATGAATCAGTATTTTTACTTGAATGCTAAAACAACTAAGCGGAGACGAGGCTATATTACTTATTTGAAAGAAGCAGAAAAAATTGGTGATTTCTTGCATATTATTGGTGCATTAAATGCCATGCTTTCTTTTGAGGATTTACGAATTATGCGGGATATGCGTAATTCAGTAAATCGTTTGGTTAATTGTGATACTGCCAATATGAAAAAAACAGCCACCGCGGCTGCTAAACAAGTTGAAGATATTCAATTAATTGATGAAAAAAATGGTTTAGATAGTTTACCTGATAAATTGCAAAGTTTAGCTCGTTTTCGGTTAAGTCATCCGGAGCTTTCATTAAAGGAAGTTGCTGAACAAATTCCAGATGGTCCAATTTCAAAATCAGGTGTGAATCATCGTTTTAAAAAATTACGTGAGTTAGCAGATGGTTTAAGGGCGTAA
- the clpP gene encoding ATP-dependent Clp endopeptidase proteolytic subunit ClpP encodes MLVPTVIEQTARGERAYDIYSRLLKDRIIMLSGEINDQMANSIIAQLLFLDAQDNTKDISLYINSPGGVITSGLAIMDTMNFIKSDVSTIAIGMAASMASILLTSGTKGKRFALPNSTVLIHQPLGGAQGQQTDIQIAAEEILKSRKKINQILHETTGQPLEKIQKDTERDNYLSAEEAKEYGLIDEIMVNKKK; translated from the coding sequence ATGCTTGTACCTACAGTTATTGAACAAACTGCTCGTGGCGAACGTGCCTACGATATTTACTCACGTTTATTAAAAGATAGAATTATCATGCTTAGCGGTGAAATCAACGACCAAATGGCTAACTCAATCATCGCTCAATTATTATTCCTTGATGCACAAGACAATACTAAAGACATTTCTCTTTACATTAACTCACCAGGTGGTGTAATTACTTCTGGTCTTGCAATTATGGATACTATGAACTTTATTAAATCAGACGTTTCTACTATTGCAATTGGTATGGCTGCTTCAATGGCATCTATTCTTTTGACCAGTGGTACTAAGGGTAAGCGTTTCGCACTTCCTAACTCAACTGTTTTAATTCACCAACCTTTAGGTGGTGCTCAAGGTCAACAAACCGACATTCAAATTGCTGCTGAAGAAATTTTGAAGAGTCGTAAGAAGATTAATCAAATCTTACACGAAACTACCGGTCAACCTTTGGAAAAGATCCAAAAGGATACTGAACGTGATAACTACCTTAGTGCTGAAGAAGCGAAGGAATACGGTTTAATCGATGAAATTATGGTTAACAAGAAGAAGTAA
- the uvrB gene encoding excinuclease ABC subunit UvrB, producing the protein MIKRQKNRKFELVSKFKPAGDQEQAIDKLTAGFKKGYKEQILEGATGTGKTFTMANIIAKLNKPTLVISHNKTLVGQLYGEFKEFFPKNAVEYFVSYYDYYQPEAYVPQSDTYIEKDSAINDEIDQLRHAATSALMERNDVIVVASVSCIYGLGDPREYAKSVITLHEGDEYERNVLLRDLVNLQYDRNDIDFQRGRFRVRGDVVEIFPAGNSNHAYRVEFFGDEIDRIVEIDSLTGEIIGERENISLFPATHFMTNDEQMKRALKAISQEMNVQVKEFEGEGKLLEAQRIKQRTTYDMEMMSEVGYTNGIENYSRHMEGRKAGEPPYTLLDFFPDDFLILIDESHATMPELRAMYNGDRNRKKTLIDYGFRLPSALDNRPLKLQEFEKHVNQILYVSATPGDYELERTDHKVEQIIRPTGLLDPKIEVRPIDGQIDDLVGEINKRIDKDERVFVTTLTKKMAEDLTDYLKDLGIKVRYLHSDIKTLERMQILRDLRLGKFDVLIGINLLREGIDVPEVSLVAILDADKEGFLRAYRPLVQTMGRAARNANGEVIMYADKITDSMHEAIDATNRRRELQMQFNKEHNITPKTIIKPIRRAISVTKDTEEKEKSDSFADLNFDELTAKQRQEMIKNLQAQMQEAAKKLDFEEAATLRDAIMELQNTTKKPKKKRGKGN; encoded by the coding sequence ATGATCAAAAGACAGAAAAATCGTAAATTTGAATTAGTATCTAAATTTAAACCAGCTGGTGATCAAGAACAGGCTATTGATAAGTTGACTGCTGGCTTTAAAAAAGGATACAAAGAACAGATTCTTGAAGGTGCAACTGGTACTGGTAAAACTTTTACCATGGCAAATATCATTGCTAAACTAAATAAGCCAACTTTAGTGATTTCTCACAATAAGACTTTGGTAGGACAACTTTATGGCGAGTTTAAGGAGTTTTTCCCTAAAAATGCCGTTGAATATTTCGTATCTTACTATGATTACTATCAACCAGAAGCCTATGTACCTCAATCAGATACTTATATTGAAAAAGATTCAGCAATTAATGATGAAATTGATCAACTCCGTCACGCAGCGACCAGTGCTTTGATGGAGAGAAATGATGTAATTGTGGTTGCTTCGGTTTCCTGTATTTATGGTTTAGGGGATCCGCGAGAATACGCTAAAAGCGTGATTACTCTTCATGAAGGTGATGAATATGAACGAAATGTGCTTTTGCGTGATTTAGTTAATTTGCAATATGATCGTAATGATATTGACTTTCAGCGTGGTCGATTCCGAGTAAGAGGGGATGTTGTTGAAATTTTCCCTGCAGGAAATTCTAACCATGCCTACCGAGTAGAATTTTTTGGCGATGAAATTGATCGAATTGTTGAAATTGATTCTTTAACTGGTGAAATAATTGGCGAAAGAGAAAATATTTCTCTTTTCCCAGCAACCCACTTTATGACGAATGATGAACAAATGAAGCGTGCACTAAAGGCAATTTCGCAAGAAATGAATGTGCAGGTTAAGGAATTTGAAGGTGAAGGGAAACTTCTTGAAGCTCAACGTATTAAACAAAGAACTACCTATGATATGGAAATGATGAGTGAAGTTGGCTATACTAACGGAATTGAAAACTATTCTCGTCATATGGAAGGTAGAAAAGCTGGTGAGCCACCATATACTTTGCTTGATTTCTTCCCTGATGATTTCTTAATTTTGATTGATGAATCTCATGCGACGATGCCAGAATTGCGGGCCATGTATAATGGGGATCGAAATCGTAAGAAGACTTTGATCGATTATGGTTTCCGCTTGCCATCGGCACTTGATAACCGTCCATTAAAATTACAAGAATTTGAAAAGCATGTTAATCAAATTCTTTATGTTTCAGCAACCCCTGGCGATTATGAATTAGAGAGAACCGATCATAAGGTTGAACAAATTATCCGGCCGACAGGACTGCTTGATCCTAAGATTGAGGTAAGGCCGATTGATGGGCAAATTGATGATTTGGTTGGTGAAATTAATAAGCGTATTGATAAAGATGAGCGTGTCTTCGTTACTACTTTAACTAAAAAGATGGCTGAAGATTTGACAGACTATTTAAAAGATCTAGGAATTAAGGTTCGTTATTTGCACTCGGATATTAAGACTTTAGAGAGAATGCAGATTTTGCGTGATTTGAGACTAGGGAAGTTTGACGTGTTGATCGGAATTAATTTGCTTAGGGAAGGAATTGATGTACCGGAAGTTTCATTGGTGGCAATCTTAGATGCAGATAAGGAAGGCTTTTTGCGAGCTTATCGTCCCCTTGTTCAAACTATGGGTAGAGCTGCCCGAAATGCAAATGGGGAAGTAATTATGTATGCCGATAAAATCACGGACTCCATGCATGAAGCAATCGATGCCACTAATCGTAGACGTGAACTGCAAATGCAGTTTAATAAAGAGCACAATATCACTCCTAAAACAATTATTAAGCCAATTCGTCGAGCTATCTCTGTCACTAAAGATACTGAAGAAAAAGAAAAGAGCGACAGTTTTGCAGATTTGAACTTTGATGAATTAACTGCTAAACAACGTCAGGAGATGATTAAGAACTTGCAAGCTCAGATGCAAGAAGCTGCTAAGAAATTAGACTTTGAAGAAGCCGCAACTCTTAGAGATGCAATTATGGAATTACAAAATACAACTAAGAAACCAAAGAAGAAAAGGGGGAAAGGTAATTAA
- a CDS encoding HdeD family acid-resistance protein, with protein sequence MDNFSTSSRSNRGFDWGALIAGVLMVIAAFLLIRHPGKGLHAFVLIFGILSIVQGFVWLAGYSRFRNFFSRSWVTLISGILDIIVGVLFLCSYDIGGLTIAYLFAIWFFVDSVVGIVFSWHLKDFSTGYFIFSLIMNILSLIIAVFLIFNPLIAALSLVWLVAFWLLVFGINEIVTAWMHR encoded by the coding sequence ATGGATAATTTTTCTACATCATCAAGAAGCAACCGTGGTTTTGATTGGGGCGCATTAATTGCAGGTGTCCTAATGGTCATTGCAGCTTTTCTATTAATTCGTCACCCTGGGAAAGGATTACATGCCTTTGTGTTAATCTTTGGTATTTTGTCTATTGTCCAAGGGTTTGTATGGCTAGCTGGATATTCACGTTTCCGCAACTTCTTTTCACGTAGCTGGGTAACTTTGATTTCTGGTATTTTAGATATTATTGTAGGTGTTCTGTTCTTATGCTCCTATGATATCGGTGGTTTAACAATTGCCTACTTATTTGCAATTTGGTTCTTTGTGGACTCAGTGGTAGGGATTGTATTTTCATGGCACTTAAAAGATTTTTCAACTGGCTATTTTATCTTTAGCTTGATTATGAATATCTTGAGTTTGATTATTGCTGTATTTTTGATCTTTAATCCATTAATCGCAGCTTTGAGTTTAGTATGGTTAGTCGCATTTTGGTTATTAGTATTCGGAATCAACGAAATTGTAACAGCTTGGATGCACAGATAA
- a CDS encoding phospho-sugar mutase translates to MNAEETFELWQKADNLPDYLQEQLDELSKDPKWVADAFGQDINFGTAGMRGRLEPGTNRINLFTVGRVTEGLARLIDENGEEAQKRGVAISFDSRYHSREFAEYAARILATHGIHVYLFDDLRPTPELSFAVRYLHTFAGINITASHNAKQYNGYKAYGEDGAQMAPENADRLFSYAQKVKDIFHIKADNVAKLRANGTLQLIGEDVDEAYLAELKKVNIDTDLIKKNAEKLKIIYTPLHGTGKMLYDRAFRQGGFDNVIPVPSQSIIDPEFPTTIKPNPEYRDVFKPGFKLADEVDANVIIATDPDADRMGAAVRKEDGDFQVLTGNQIATLMAYYLLVHLKESGKLSNDYEIVTSVVSSALPFKIAEDFGIKTKHVLTGFKYIGEEVDRMNKAGDAKFLMGFEESYGYLFKPFARDKDAMQGALMFAELTSYYASRNMTVFDGLKEIWQKYGVAYEITRAIEMPGIGGQKKMAELMSKLRDEHLTEINGAKVIKIQDFLKKETIENGKVTPLEGFPESNVLKYFLDDETWVALRPSGTEPVIKAYVGVNRATIEKAEKAAEDYQAALAKLLK, encoded by the coding sequence ATGAACGCAGAAGAAACTTTTGAATTATGGCAAAAGGCTGATAATCTACCAGACTACTTACAAGAACAATTAGATGAGTTAAGCAAGGACCCTAAGTGGGTGGCCGATGCTTTTGGTCAAGATATTAATTTTGGTACTGCAGGGATGAGAGGACGTCTTGAACCAGGTACTAATCGAATTAACCTTTTTACAGTTGGAAGAGTTACCGAAGGGTTGGCTCGTTTGATTGATGAAAACGGTGAAGAAGCACAAAAGCGTGGGGTGGCTATTTCTTTTGACTCTAGATACCATTCAAGAGAATTTGCGGAATATGCTGCTAGAATTTTAGCTACACATGGCATTCACGTATATCTTTTTGATGATTTAAGACCTACTCCAGAATTATCCTTTGCTGTTAGATATTTGCACACTTTTGCAGGAATTAACATCACTGCATCTCACAATGCTAAGCAATACAACGGCTATAAGGCATATGGTGAAGATGGTGCACAAATGGCTCCTGAAAATGCAGATAGACTATTTAGTTATGCACAAAAGGTTAAAGACATTTTCCATATTAAAGCTGATAATGTCGCCAAACTTCGTGCAAATGGCACCTTACAATTAATTGGTGAAGATGTTGATGAAGCATATTTAGCAGAATTGAAGAAAGTTAACATCGATACTGATTTAATTAAGAAGAATGCAGAAAAATTAAAGATTATCTATACTCCACTTCACGGTACAGGAAAGATGTTATATGATCGTGCATTTAGACAAGGTGGATTTGATAATGTCATTCCAGTGCCTAGTCAATCAATTATCGATCCAGAATTTCCAACTACCATTAAACCCAATCCAGAATATCGTGATGTTTTTAAGCCTGGTTTTAAATTGGCGGATGAAGTTGATGCCAATGTTATTATCGCAACTGACCCAGATGCTGACAGAATGGGGGCCGCAGTCAGAAAAGAAGACGGTGACTTCCAAGTTTTAACTGGAAACCAAATTGCAACTTTGATGGCTTACTACCTACTTGTTCATTTAAAGGAAAGTGGTAAGCTTTCAAACGATTATGAAATTGTAACTTCTGTTGTTTCTAGTGCACTTCCGTTTAAGATTGCAGAAGATTTTGGTATTAAGACTAAGCACGTTTTAACTGGTTTTAAGTATATCGGTGAAGAAGTCGATCGTATGAACAAAGCTGGAGATGCTAAGTTCTTGATGGGTTTTGAAGAAAGCTATGGTTACTTGTTTAAACCATTTGCTCGTGATAAGGATGCAATGCAAGGAGCATTGATGTTTGCAGAACTTACAAGTTACTATGCTTCTAGAAATATGACTGTCTTTGATGGTTTGAAAGAAATTTGGCAAAAGTATGGTGTGGCTTATGAAATAACTCGTGCGATTGAAATGCCAGGGATTGGTGGTCAAAAGAAGATGGCCGAATTAATGAGCAAGCTTCGCGATGAACACTTGACTGAAATCAATGGTGCCAAAGTTATTAAGATTCAAGATTTCTTGAAGAAAGAAACTATTGAAAATGGAAAAGTAACTCCACTTGAAGGTTTTCCAGAGTCAAATGTTTTGAAATATTTCTTAGACGATGAAACTTGGGTTGCTCTTCGTCCATCTGGAACTGAACCAGTAATTAAGGCTTATGTTGGCGTTAATAGAGCTACTATTGAAAAAGCTGAAAAGGCTGCTGAAGACTACCAAGCAGCTTTAGCAAAATTATTAAAATAA
- a CDS encoding gluconeogenesis factor YvcK family protein: MSYAETKIVRVIKGRRPKVVVIGGGTGLPVILNALKKRNAEITAIVTVSDDGGSSGSIRNFINVVPPGDIRNVLVSLSDISQEKKNIFQYRFDSSDSFFSGHAIGNLIIAALNEMHGNIFDAVQSLSKMMQVDGHVFPASNEPLTLNAEFVDGTTEVGETEITSKDKRIKRVWVTDTDSNEEPKAVLPVLAAIMQADAVVLGPGSLFTSILPNLMISNLGEAVRETSAEVIYICNIMTQRGETDHFNDADHVKVINDHLGGHYINTALVNGAKIDMSKFHPEDYDEYLEPVGNDFAGLREQECRVITDDFIDQRHGLVFHDGEKVAKEIINLAFEAMSRRRMADNNG, from the coding sequence TTGTCATACGCAGAAACTAAAATAGTTCGAGTAATAAAAGGCAGACGTCCCAAAGTAGTAGTTATTGGAGGCGGTACAGGCTTACCAGTAATTTTAAATGCTTTAAAAAAGCGCAATGCAGAAATTACAGCAATCGTCACCGTTTCTGATGATGGTGGTTCATCTGGATCAATTCGCAATTTTATCAATGTAGTTCCACCTGGTGATATTAGAAATGTGTTGGTATCATTAAGCGATATTTCCCAAGAAAAGAAAAATATTTTTCAATATCGCTTTGATTCTTCTGATTCATTTTTCTCAGGTCATGCAATTGGAAATTTGATTATTGCGGCTTTGAATGAAATGCATGGAAATATTTTTGATGCAGTTCAATCACTTTCAAAAATGATGCAAGTAGATGGCCATGTTTTTCCTGCTTCTAATGAACCTTTGACTTTAAATGCGGAATTTGTTGATGGGACAACTGAAGTTGGTGAAACTGAAATCACTTCTAAAGATAAGCGCATTAAACGAGTATGGGTAACTGATACTGATTCAAATGAAGAACCTAAGGCTGTTTTGCCAGTTTTAGCAGCAATTATGCAAGCTGATGCAGTAGTTTTGGGACCAGGAAGTTTATTTACTTCAATTTTACCTAATTTAATGATTTCTAATTTAGGAGAAGCTGTTCGAGAAACTAGTGCTGAGGTTATTTATATTTGTAATATCATGACTCAACGTGGTGAAACGGATCATTTTAATGACGCTGATCATGTTAAAGTGATTAATGATCATCTGGGGGGACATTATATCAATACTGCTTTGGTAAATGGTGCCAAAATTGATATGAGCAAGTTCCATCCAGAAGATTATGATGAGTATTTGGAGCCAGTTGGGAATGATTTTGCAGGATTAAGAGAACAAGAATGCCGAGTAATTACCGATGATTTTATTGATCAACGTCATGGCTTAGTTTTTCATGATGGAGAAAAAGTAGCTAAGGAAATCATTAATTTGGCATTTGAAGCGATGTCAAGGAGAAGAATGGCTGATAATAATGGTTAG
- the uvrA gene encoding excinuclease ABC subunit UvrA, producing the protein MVNDKIVIRGAREHNLKDIDITIPKDKLVVVTGLSGSGKSSLAFDTLYAEGRRRYVQSLSSYARQFLGQMDKPDVDSIDGLNPAISIDQKTTSHNPRSTVGTVTEINDYLRLLWARVGTPVCPNDGTVIERQSVDQMVDRIMALPERTRIQLLAPVIRDKRGEHKEAFKRIQRAGYVRVIVDGVMHDISDDIELEKNKRHSIDIVVDRLVVKESIRSRLFDSVEAALRLSDGYMNVDVIGQEMLNFSEYYACPKCGFTVGEMEPRLFSFNAPFGACPDCDGLGMKLSVDEDLVIPDKSKTLAEGAIAPWSNSKYYTGMLEQACEALRIPMDKPFNKLTKKQRETILHGSKKAVKFHLTGDFGVNDTTQPFEGVMENINRRYHHPMSKFMRDAMGKYMTELTCSTCQGKRLNEKALAVKVGDKDIAQASELSINKALNFFTDLKFNEQKSTIAKPILKEVRDRLTFLDSVGLDYLTLSRSANTLSGGEAQRIRLATQIGSNLSGVMYVLDEPSIGLHQRDNDRLIASLKRMRDLGNSLIVVEHDDETMRQADYLIDMGPGAGSYGGKVMAAGTPEEVEKDPTSLTGQYLSGKKFVPVPLERRAGNKKFITIKGASENNLKDIDVKFPLGKLIVVTGVSGSGKSTLVNTILKRALAQKLNNNSEKPGKYKSITGYKNIEKIIDIDQSPIGRTPRSNPATYTSVFDDIRTLFAQTNEAKMRGYTKARFSFNVKGGRCEACHGDGIIKIEMNFLPDVYVPCEVCHGTRYNSETLEVTYREKNIAEVLDMTINEATKFFQNIPKIARKLQTIVDVGLGYVKLGQSATTLSGGEAQRMKLAAELQKLSTGKNFYILDEPTTGLHTDDIKRLMEVLQRLVDEGNTVLIIEHNLDVIKSADWLIDLGPEGGDGGGTIVTTGTPEEVAKVKESYTGQYLKPVLERDTKLTKEALDKND; encoded by the coding sequence ATGGTAAATGATAAGATTGTAATTCGTGGAGCACGCGAACATAACCTAAAAGATATTGATATTACTATTCCAAAAGATAAATTGGTCGTTGTGACTGGATTATCAGGATCCGGGAAAAGTTCTCTAGCTTTTGATACTTTGTATGCGGAAGGGCGCAGACGTTATGTTCAATCACTTTCGAGTTATGCTAGACAATTTTTAGGACAAATGGATAAGCCAGATGTTGATTCGATTGATGGGTTAAATCCTGCCATCTCAATTGATCAGAAAACAACTTCGCATAATCCACGTTCGACTGTGGGTACGGTAACTGAAATAAATGATTACTTACGTCTTTTATGGGCTCGTGTTGGTACTCCAGTTTGTCCAAATGATGGGACTGTCATTGAGCGCCAAAGTGTAGATCAAATGGTAGATCGAATTATGGCCCTTCCTGAAAGAACCCGAATTCAGTTGCTAGCTCCCGTTATTAGAGATAAGCGTGGGGAACATAAAGAAGCATTTAAACGAATTCAACGCGCAGGATATGTCCGGGTGATTGTTGATGGTGTAATGCATGATATTAGTGATGATATTGAGCTTGAAAAAAATAAACGTCATTCAATTGATATTGTGGTAGACCGTTTAGTCGTTAAGGAAAGTATCCGTTCACGCTTATTTGATTCAGTTGAAGCTGCTCTTCGTTTGTCTGATGGTTACATGAATGTTGATGTCATTGGACAAGAAATGCTTAATTTTTCTGAATATTATGCTTGTCCTAAGTGTGGTTTTACTGTTGGAGAAATGGAACCACGTCTATTTTCATTTAATGCACCATTTGGAGCTTGTCCTGATTGTGATGGACTGGGAATGAAACTTTCAGTAGATGAAGATCTGGTTATTCCGGATAAAAGTAAGACTTTGGCTGAAGGTGCAATTGCCCCATGGAGTAATTCGAAGTATTACACGGGGATGCTTGAGCAGGCTTGTGAAGCTTTACGCATTCCAATGGATAAACCCTTTAATAAATTAACTAAAAAGCAAAGAGAAACTATCCTACATGGTTCTAAAAAAGCTGTTAAATTTCATTTAACTGGAGATTTTGGAGTAAATGATACTACGCAACCTTTTGAAGGAGTCATGGAAAATATTAATCGACGTTATCATCATCCGATGTCTAAGTTTATGAGGGATGCAATGGGTAAGTACATGACTGAACTTACTTGTTCTACTTGTCAGGGTAAACGTTTAAATGAAAAAGCTTTGGCAGTTAAGGTTGGCGATAAGGATATTGCCCAGGCTTCAGAATTATCAATTAATAAGGCTTTGAACTTCTTTACTGATCTTAAATTTAATGAACAAAAATCTACAATTGCTAAACCGATCTTAAAAGAAGTTAGGGATAGACTAACTTTTTTAGATAGTGTTGGCTTAGATTACTTAACTCTTTCTCGTTCAGCCAATACCTTGTCAGGAGGAGAAGCTCAAAGAATCCGTTTAGCTACTCAAATTGGATCAAACTTATCAGGAGTTATGTATGTGTTGGATGAACCTTCAATTGGACTTCATCAACGGGACAATGATCGTTTAATTGCTTCTTTAAAGCGTATGCGTGATTTGGGGAACTCTTTAATCGTGGTAGAACATGATGACGAAACTATGCGCCAAGCGGACTACTTGATTGATATGGGCCCTGGTGCTGGAAGTTATGGCGGAAAAGTTATGGCTGCTGGGACCCCAGAAGAAGTAGAAAAAGATCCTACCTCTTTAACTGGGCAATATTTATCTGGTAAAAAGTTTGTTCCTGTTCCATTAGAGCGTAGAGCTGGTAATAAAAAATTTATTACTATCAAAGGTGCTTCAGAAAATAATTTGAAAGACATTGATGTAAAATTTCCACTAGGTAAATTAATTGTGGTAACTGGAGTTTCTGGTTCTGGGAAATCTACTTTAGTTAATACTATTTTAAAAAGAGCACTTGCTCAAAAGCTCAATAATAATTCGGAAAAACCTGGTAAATATAAATCTATTACTGGTTATAAAAATATCGAGAAGATTATTGATATTGATCAAAGTCCCATTGGACGAACTCCAAGAAGTAATCCCGCCACATATACCAGTGTGTTTGATGATATTCGGACCCTTTTTGCACAAACAAATGAGGCTAAAATGCGCGGCTATACTAAGGCGAGATTTTCATTTAATGTCAAAGGCGGCCGGTGTGAAGCTTGTCATGGCGACGGAATCATTAAGATTGAAATGAACTTTTTGCCTGATGTCTATGTACCTTGTGAGGTATGTCATGGAACTCGTTATAATTCTGAAACTTTAGAAGTAACTTATCGCGAAAAAAACATTGCGGAAGTTTTAGATATGACAATTAACGAAGCTACTAAGTTCTTCCAAAACATTCCTAAGATTGCGCGTAAACTCCAAACTATTGTTGATGTTGGTTTAGGATATGTAAAATTGGGCCAATCTGCCACAACCTTATCTGGTGGTGAAGCTCAAAGAATGAAGCTTGCAGCAGAATTGCAAAAATTATCTACTGGTAAGAATTTTTACATTTTAGATGAACCAACCACAGGTCTTCATACTGATGATATTAAGCGTTTGATGGAAGTTTTACAGAGACTGGTGGATGAAGGAAATACAGTTTTAATTATTGAACATAATCTTGATGTGATTAAATCTGCTGACTGGCTAATTGACTTGGGACCAGAAGGAGGCGATGGAGGTGGTACTATTGTAACAACAGGTACCCCTGAAGAAGTTGCTAAAGTAAAAGAAAGTTATACGGGCCAATATTTAAAACCTGTTCTTGAACGTGATACTAAGCTTACTAAAGAAGCACTTGACAAAAATGATTAA
- the rapZ gene encoding RNase adapter RapZ, with product MAEEKKQLLIVTGMSGAGKTVTAHALEDMGYFVVDNLPPTLLSSFWDLMINSNDFQKVAVVIDLRVKNFYTDLLDEVNSLEDNGKVQATILFLEASNDTLVARYKETRRLPPLANSGRLLDGILEERRILTPIKNRSNYIIDTSKLSTKQLKEKLLSTFSDSKRQPFSIEVMSFGFKYGMPIDADIVMDVRFLPNPFYIPELRPFTGLDKRVFDYVMSKEETQVFYQKLLDLLKTAIPGYIKEGKEKLTIAIGCTGGQHRSVSIAQQLARDLSKKYPVDITHREVSRYSRK from the coding sequence ATGGCTGAAGAAAAGAAGCAATTACTAATTGTAACTGGAATGAGTGGTGCAGGTAAGACTGTAACTGCTCATGCCTTAGAAGATATGGGGTATTTTGTAGTTGATAATTTACCTCCAACTCTTTTAAGTAGTTTTTGGGATTTAATGATTAATTCTAATGATTTCCAAAAAGTAGCAGTAGTAATTGATTTAAGAGTGAAAAATTTTTATACCGATTTACTTGATGAAGTAAATTCACTTGAAGATAATGGAAAAGTTCAAGCAACTATTTTATTTTTAGAAGCCTCTAATGATACTTTAGTTGCGCGTTATAAGGAGACTAGACGGCTACCGCCCCTTGCAAATAGTGGTCGTCTTCTTGATGGGATTTTGGAGGAACGTCGAATTCTCACACCAATCAAGAATCGGTCTAACTATATAATTGATACTTCTAAGTTGTCGACAAAGCAATTAAAAGAAAAGTTGTTAAGTACCTTTAGTGACAGTAAAAGACAGCCTTTTTCAATTGAAGTTATGTCATTTGGCTTTAAGTATGGGATGCCAATTGATGCTGATATTGTAATGGATGTACGATTCTTACCTAATCCATTCTATATCCCTGAATTGAGGCCTTTTACTGGACTTGATAAGCGGGTATTTGACTACGTCATGAGCAAAGAAGAAACGCAAGTATTTTATCAAAAATTATTAGATTTATTGAAAACGGCGATTCCTGGATATATTAAAGAAGGTAAAGAAAAGCTCACAATTGCAATTGGTTGTACTGGCGGCCAACACCGAAGCGTATCAATTGCGCAACAGTTAGCACGTGACCTTTCTAAAAAGTATCCGGTTGATATTACCCACCGCGAGGTTAGCCGTTACAGTAGAAAGTAG